The proteins below are encoded in one region of Pygocentrus nattereri isolate fPygNat1 chromosome 13, fPygNat1.pri, whole genome shotgun sequence:
- the atoh1c gene encoding neurogenic differentiation factor 4, which produces MLKASGESMMPHNSSYGPLSLRDDAQHWWEREEGKTLLCSGWTEDGLEVRAHCEAAEQNQCALARARRRRRLAANARERRRMLGLNVAFDRLRSVIPNVESARKLSKSETLQMAQIYISTLSELLQDEEHGHWRITAQREHAGQWQATAVPAPKTEQSTEQDATHQDGLREHTADTVRLNTDRKAMMHCWERSNGAK; this is translated from the coding sequence ATGCTGAAAGCCTCCGGGGAAAGCATGATGCCTCACAACAGCTCTTACGGGCCGCTCTCGCTGAGGGACGATGCTCAGCACTGGTGGGAACGTGAGGAGGGCAAGACACTGTTGTGCAGCGGCTGGACGGAGGATGGACTGGAGGTCAGGGCTCACTGCGAGGCGGCTGAGCAAAACCAGTGCGCCTTGGCCAGGGCACGCAGGCGGCGGAGGCTGGCGGCCAATGCACGGGAGCGCAGGAGGATGCTGGGCCTGAACGTGGCCTTCGACAGGCTCAGGAGCGTCATCCCCAACGTGGAGAGCGCCAGGAAGCTGTCCAAGTCAGAGACACTCCAGATGGCGCAGATCTACATTAGCACGCTGAGCGAGCTGCTGCAGGATGAGGAGCACGGACACTGGCGTATCACAGCACAAAGGGAGCATGCAGGACAGTGGCAGGCCACAGCGGTACCAGCTCCGAAAACAGAGCAGAGCACTGAACAGGACGCCACACACCAGGACGGTCTGCGGGAACACACTGCAGATACTGTCCGGCTGAACACGGACAGGAAAGCCATGATGCACTGCTGGGAAAGGAGCAACGGTGCCAAGTAA